From the genome of Legionella beliardensis:
CAATTAATAAGGCACAGAAAAATCAATCTAAAAAAGCTAAAAGTGAAGCGTTATCATGGTTAGCCACTACGTTTCCACAGGCCTTTGACAATACAGTGCGTATTCGGCCTTTAAAGGCAGGGATTATGGATGATATTTTACAGCATGCAGATAAAGCAAGTAAATTAGGTATTTCCCGTAGTAAGATTAGAGAAGCTGTTGTTTTATTTACTCGAAGATTAGATTATTTAATTTGTTTAAAAACGAAAGAAATGCGTGTTGACTTAGAAGGAAACCCGGTTGAGCCTGTAACGGATGAGGAAGCTTTGCGTGCTGCAATTAAAATTAAAAAACGTATTGAAAAAAGTGTGCGCAACACGCGTAAACCCACCGATATTAAACCGTCTACTCAAGGTATAAGGCAAGTTAATAAATTACATCATCAGTTTACCCACGCCCCTACATCAAATGATAATCAACCTGATCTACACTATATTGAGCGTCCCCCGCTTTTTAATACCGCCAATAGCTTAAATACCTCGGTTAAGCCTACGGTAATCGTGAAACAAAAAACAACTCGCCAATATGACCCAAGTGCCATAGCTCGTTTAAAAGAAAAATTAGGTCTAGCCCGTAAAACTGAAAAAGAAACGTAAATTAGCAAATTTACTGTCTCCGCAGTTGGTAACAGATAGATGTAATTAACTCTTAGGTTTGCAGTTAAAAAAATGAATATTTGGATTGATGGGGATGCCTGCCCTAAGGCAATTAAACAAATTTTATTTCGAGCAGCTATAAAGCGTTGTGTTTATGTGACCATGGTTGCCAACCATTTTTCGCCTATGCCATCCTCGCCGTTTATTAAACGAATTATCGTTGAAGCAGGTTTTGATAGAGCAGATGACTATATTTTGGCGCATGTAAACGGTCGTGATCTTATAATTACCGCCGACATCATTTTAGCGCATCGCGCTGTTACCAAGCAGGCATTTGCACTTAACCCACGGGGCACGCTTTATTCAGCAAATAATATAAATCAGATTTTAAGTACACGTAATTTAAATGAATCGCTGAGAGAGAATGGCTTAATTCAAGGCGGATTAGATAAGCTTAGTACCAAAGAAATTCAAAATTTTTCTAACCATTTAGACCGACTCATCAGTCAATATGCAAAGCCTAGATAAATTGCCTGTTGCCAGTTGCAGAGATACTGTTTTTCGTGATTTAACTTTTATTTATTAACTTTAAAAAAATTAAAATTCTCATTGATATTACTTGCTTTTTTAAGTTAAATACGCGCAAAAAGCAGTCGCTAAAATCCCGCGCTTCAAGTCGCATGGGATGTGATAGTAATTTTAAATAGTCTAAAGTTGAGCGGTAAATATGATAGAAAATGATCCACAGTTAGATGCGCAAACCACAGTAATTATTTCGACACCTGGTAATGACGATGTACAGCAAGAAAACAGTCATTATGGTTTTGGTTGTTTTGAAACCGCAAATATTCCTCACCGCTCAAGTCAAGAAGATGCGATGGTTTGGCAAGTTATTAAACAAGATATGAGTTATCTTACGCCTGAGGATATAGGTAAGCGTTTGTGGACATCATACAAGTTAGTTGATGAGTCTTATAAAGAATTTGAAAAAAGCAATAAAATCCATAAATGTGGCTCAACAGCTACAACCACCGTTTTTGATGGCAAAGATAATCTGATTACAGCAACATTAGCAGACTCAGCTGCTTTTGTCGTTGTGTATAATGAACAGGGGAATGTTAAAGCCGTTAAGCGTTTAAACTCAGTGGTACACCATCCTACCGATAAGAAAGAAATTGAGCGCATCATTAAATTAGGGGGGGTAGTTATAAAAGGAAGAGTAGATAGCCAAGTTAGTTCCTTAGCAGTATCGCGCGCACTTGGAGATTACGGTTATCTAGGAAGAAATAAGCAAAAATTAATTTGCTCTGATGCGACGATTGATATTTTGCATCTACCTACTTTTTTAGAAAGCCAGGGGATAAATGCAACCTCTGCAATAAAAATTCAAGTGATTACCGCATGTGATGGTTTTACGGATGCAGCTGGCAAAAATCAATCTCGACAAAAGCATGAAGCGTATTTACATGATGTTTTATCAAGTTTAAACGATGGTAAACCTGGCCAAAAATCAGAAGCTGAGATCGCTAAGTACTTAGTGACTCGGGCAAAAGAAAAGTCGACTGATAATATTTCTGTTAGTGTCCAAAGCCTTAAGGAAGGCACCGCTGTTTTACTAGGGGTTTATGATGGCCACGGTGGCTCTGCAGCTGCACATTATGTCGCTAAGCATATCGGTACTGAATTTCTTAAGCAGTGTGCATTTGGTCAAGAAGCTTATGGTTGGCAAGAGCTAAGTACCACGGCTAAGAACGATATTTTTATACGTGATAATCCTTGGGCTATTCCGGTAAAACCAAATAATGAAGCTCAGGCTAAAAGCATATTAAATTTTAATCAATTAAAAGCTCAAAATTATTTCTTTATTTTTAGCTATAAAACATATGAGAAGAAATTAATCCGAGTGCCTACTAAACTTTATGATATTAATTTACTTCCAGCCATTACTGAAAGTGAAAAAGAGCAGCACCTTTTTACTGACAATGATTTTATTATTCCAGCGACAGATAAGAGAATGATTAAAGCAAAACTCGGTAAGCTATATGTAGAATATTCAAAGCACGCCAATAATTTTATTGTAAAAATTCAATTAATCGATAAAGAAAACCATAATCTCTACGTGCTTTTAAATTTGAAAAAAGTAAATGAGGGATATTTAACGTTAGAAAATATACTGCCTATTGAATACACTAATTATAGTGATGGTTTCTCCTTGAATTGGGCTTTGAGTAGCAGGCAGCAAGAAGAATTTAATCATGCCTATGAAATAAAACAATTCTTAACGAAATTAATGAAAGGTCAAGATATTTCTGCTCAGGAGCGATTTAATTTTGAATGTCACTGCCAAAAACTTTTTTTTAATCAACCAGATCTTCAAGACTGTTATAAGCAGCTACAAAAATCACTTAGTAAACTTAAGCCAGCTCAATTTAAGCCTGAGCTTTTTGATCAACAATTAAGTGAACTCACTAGCAGCAGTAGTTCACTCGAGGTGCGAAAAGTTCGCTATGTTGAAGAGCTAGGAAAAGCACTACAGGAAAAAAAATTATCAATGGATGATTTAAAAAAATTAGCGCTTTATATTTCGAATAATCCTTCCCACCTGTTGCAGGAAAGAAAAGGTGTTGGTACGTTCTTTAATGCTAGCTCAGCCCAAGTTGATTTAGTGAATAAGCTAATGGCAATGGCATTCTCAGAGAAGCAATTGTTAGCCAATGCGCCCGAAGCAGGCTTAGAAAACCAAGCAGTCAGTCAAGCGGGCCGTTTTTGGTAATGGGTATAGAAGTGAAACCTGGGTGCAGGCCTTTGGGCCTACACCCAGGCTACATTTAATTTGCCTTAAAGCAGCCATTTGCTTTAATCCAATTGTTCGCCTTTGCGAGCTTCAGAAGAAAATTAAGGAATAATAACAGCGTATTTTACAAGCTCAGACAACTCATCGCCACAACGTGCATTAAGATAATAAGTATACCTTCCTGACTTGCCTGGTAGGGTAGTTTCTGTCCAAGTTAATTCTTTCCCCTCCCAAAGCGGTTGTTCTTGCCAATTTCTAACTTGGTAGTTGGTAATAGGGAGGCTTCCCTCAGGTTTTTGCCACTTAAGCGTGATACTTTTT
Proteins encoded in this window:
- a CDS encoding ProQ/FinO family protein encodes the protein MRRHELHPRTAAINKAQKNQSKKAKSEALSWLATTFPQAFDNTVRIRPLKAGIMDDILQHADKASKLGISRSKIREAVVLFTRRLDYLICLKTKEMRVDLEGNPVEPVTDEEALRAAIKIKKRIEKSVRNTRKPTDIKPSTQGIRQVNKLHHQFTHAPTSNDNQPDLHYIERPPLFNTANSLNTSVKPTVIVKQKTTRQYDPSAIARLKEKLGLARKTEKET
- a CDS encoding YaiI/YqxD family protein, with product MNIWIDGDACPKAIKQILFRAAIKRCVYVTMVANHFSPMPSSPFIKRIIVEAGFDRADDYILAHVNGRDLIITADIILAHRAVTKQAFALNPRGTLYSANNINQILSTRNLNESLRENGLIQGGLDKLSTKEIQNFSNHLDRLISQYAKPR
- a CDS encoding PP2C family serine/threonine-protein phosphatase, coding for MIENDPQLDAQTTVIISTPGNDDVQQENSHYGFGCFETANIPHRSSQEDAMVWQVIKQDMSYLTPEDIGKRLWTSYKLVDESYKEFEKSNKIHKCGSTATTTVFDGKDNLITATLADSAAFVVVYNEQGNVKAVKRLNSVVHHPTDKKEIERIIKLGGVVIKGRVDSQVSSLAVSRALGDYGYLGRNKQKLICSDATIDILHLPTFLESQGINATSAIKIQVITACDGFTDAAGKNQSRQKHEAYLHDVLSSLNDGKPGQKSEAEIAKYLVTRAKEKSTDNISVSVQSLKEGTAVLLGVYDGHGGSAAAHYVAKHIGTEFLKQCAFGQEAYGWQELSTTAKNDIFIRDNPWAIPVKPNNEAQAKSILNFNQLKAQNYFFIFSYKTYEKKLIRVPTKLYDINLLPAITESEKEQHLFTDNDFIIPATDKRMIKAKLGKLYVEYSKHANNFIVKIQLIDKENHNLYVLLNLKKVNEGYLTLENILPIEYTNYSDGFSLNWALSSRQQEEFNHAYEIKQFLTKLMKGQDISAQERFNFECHCQKLFFNQPDLQDCYKQLQKSLSKLKPAQFKPELFDQQLSELTSSSSSLEVRKVRYVEELGKALQEKKLSMDDLKKLALYISNNPSHLLQERKGVGTFFNASSAQVDLVNKLMAMAFSEKQLLANAPEAGLENQAVSQAGRFW